A portion of the Colius striatus isolate bColStr4 chromosome 1, bColStr4.1.hap1, whole genome shotgun sequence genome contains these proteins:
- the LOC104557220 gene encoding lymphotactin, translating into MKLHAATILVIFWLGVFTVHMVKGSAGSQPMRNLSCVSLSTKQLNIRNLINYEKQQVPVNAIMFITTKGIRICVSPNQKWVQVAMKKIDQKRTTKGK; encoded by the exons ATGAAACTCCATGCTGCAACTATCCTTGTCATCTTCTGGCTTGGTGTCTTCACTGTGCACATGGTGAAAG GAAGTGCTGGAAGTCAGCCCATGCGCAATCTCAGTTGTGTAAGTCTGTCTACAAAGCAACTGAACATCCGAAATCTTATCAACTATGAAAAGCAACAAGTTCCAGTAAATGCCATCAT GTTTATCACCACAAAAGGTATCAGGATCTGCGTAAGCCCGAATCAAAAATGGGTGCAGGTtgctatgaagaaaatagaTCAAAAACGTACCACCAAAGGCAAATAA